One genomic window of Alphaproteobacteria bacterium includes the following:
- a CDS encoding GNAT family N-acetyltransferase yields MKRSTTATPQQLALATTGDGTATLAFSVLQGPQELAALQADWAALYGGCPDRRFCLCPDWGARMWARAAARLGRRPLVIVGRDAEGCRLVWPLVVYRQRLWRVVQPMSEDLSDFDDILVAAHPDADRWRSDAWALMLRTVRPDMVVCRRVPAGSGLDRLLGEAAGAWQRESASPYVDFRRFDGWDGYYRSLSRKTRSTNRNRRNRLERFGPLAFVEVSEPAAAEALIGWMFREKHRRLGARAHSRQEKTTHAQFGADLPFLQDAATTAFRGGQMRLFRLSAGAATVAVMSGLVAERRLIGWLYAYDPAFLSGGPGRVLLLESLRWAQQAGFDTVDFMPDPEPYKAEWTDKAYGVRDVRLATSAWGRVLVTWYRSPLRGLLIALYMRLPRPMQAVIRRAA; encoded by the coding sequence GTGAAACGAAGCACGACGGCAACACCGCAACAGCTGGCGCTCGCAACGACCGGCGACGGCACGGCGACGCTCGCGTTCTCGGTCCTGCAGGGGCCGCAGGAGCTGGCGGCGCTGCAGGCGGACTGGGCCGCGCTCTATGGCGGCTGCCCGGACCGGCGCTTCTGTCTTTGTCCGGACTGGGGCGCGCGCATGTGGGCACGCGCGGCCGCCCGCCTGGGCCGGCGTCCGCTGGTGATCGTCGGCCGCGATGCGGAAGGCTGCAGGCTGGTCTGGCCGCTGGTGGTCTATCGCCAGCGGCTGTGGCGGGTGGTGCAACCGATGTCGGAGGACCTGTCCGACTTCGACGACATCCTGGTCGCGGCGCACCCCGATGCGGACCGGTGGCGCAGCGACGCGTGGGCCCTGATGCTGCGCACGGTGCGGCCGGACATGGTGGTATGCCGCCGGGTTCCGGCCGGGTCCGGCCTCGACCGGCTGCTTGGCGAGGCCGCCGGTGCGTGGCAGCGCGAATCCGCCTCGCCCTATGTCGATTTCCGCCGGTTCGACGGCTGGGACGGCTACTACCGCTCGCTCAGCCGCAAGACCCGCAGCACCAACCGCAATCGTCGCAACCGACTGGAGCGGTTCGGCCCGCTGGCCTTCGTCGAGGTGAGCGAGCCGGCGGCGGCAGAGGCGCTGATCGGCTGGATGTTCCGCGAGAAGCACCGCCGGCTCGGCGCGCGGGCGCACAGCCGGCAGGAGAAGACGACCCATGCCCAGTTCGGCGCGGACCTGCCGTTCCTGCAGGACGCCGCGACGACCGCCTTTCGCGGCGGGCAGATGCGGCTGTTCCGGCTTTCCGCCGGCGCGGCGACCGTCGCGGTGATGAGCGGCCTGGTCGCCGAGCGGCGGCTTATCGGCTGGCTCTATGCCTACGACCCCGCCTTCCTGTCCGGCGGACCCGGCCGCGTGCTGCTGCTGGAGAGCCTGCGCTGGGCGCAGCAGGCGGGCTTCGATACGGTCGATTTCATGCCCGACCCGGAACCCTACAAGGCGGAATGGACCGACAAGGCCTATGGCGTGCGCGACGTCAGGCTGGCGACCAGCGCCTGGGGGCGGGTTCTGGTGACCTGGTACCGCAGCCCGCTGCGCGGGCTGCTGATCGCGCTGTACATGCGCCTGCCGCGGCCGATGCAGGCGGTGATCCGCCGGGCCGCCTGA
- a CDS encoding DegT/DnrJ/EryC1/StrS family aminotransferase, producing the protein MTARSALHSVPGSQWVDDRADAATIPFHQPDITDREVESVVEVLRSGWLTTGEKAAAFESAFAARVGAAHGVALSSCSAALHLALDAVGVGPGDEVIVPAMTFAATAAAAVHCGARPVLADICADDHTVDPAAVERLCGPRTKAIVTVGFGGQAARMEPILALARGRGIAVVDDAAHAFPARYRGRMVGSLADVTCFSFYATKTISAGEGGMATTDREDYARRIRLMGSHGITRNAHARNGDANGWAYEVLEPGWKYNMPDLLAALGLAQLARADAMWRRRRSIAMRYAAALAGCDAIEPILPRAECEHAWHLFVARICPERLALGRDGFIEALHARGVQCSVHFIPLHLQPWYRDRMTGGSDPCPVATERYRRSLSLPLYSSLRDDQVERVIEAVLDVARRWRR; encoded by the coding sequence ATGACAGCGAGGTCCGCCCTGCATTCCGTACCCGGCTCGCAGTGGGTCGACGATCGCGCCGACGCCGCGACGATACCGTTCCACCAGCCGGACATCACCGACCGGGAGGTCGAGAGCGTCGTCGAGGTGCTGCGGTCCGGCTGGCTGACGACCGGCGAGAAGGCGGCGGCGTTCGAGTCCGCCTTCGCCGCGCGGGTCGGCGCCGCACACGGTGTGGCGTTGAGCTCCTGCTCGGCGGCGCTGCACCTGGCGCTCGATGCGGTCGGCGTCGGACCCGGCGACGAGGTGATCGTGCCGGCAATGACCTTCGCGGCCACTGCCGCGGCGGCGGTCCACTGCGGCGCGCGGCCCGTGCTGGCCGACATCTGCGCCGACGACCACACGGTCGACCCGGCTGCGGTCGAGCGGTTGTGCGGTCCGCGGACCAAGGCGATCGTGACTGTCGGCTTCGGCGGCCAGGCCGCGCGGATGGAGCCGATCCTGGCGCTGGCGCGCGGCCGCGGCATTGCCGTGGTCGACGATGCGGCCCATGCCTTTCCCGCCCGGTACCGCGGCCGCATGGTCGGCAGCCTGGCCGACGTCACCTGCTTCAGTTTCTATGCCACCAAGACGATCTCCGCAGGGGAGGGTGGCATGGCCACCACCGACCGCGAGGATTATGCCCGGCGCATCAGGTTGATGGGCAGCCACGGCATCACCCGCAACGCGCACGCCCGCAATGGCGACGCCAACGGCTGGGCCTACGAGGTCCTGGAGCCGGGCTGGAAATACAACATGCCCGACCTGCTTGCGGCGCTGGGCCTGGCCCAGCTGGCGCGGGCGGACGCGATGTGGCGGCGACGCCGGTCGATCGCCATGCGCTATGCCGCGGCTCTCGCCGGCTGCGATGCGATCGAGCCGATCCTGCCGCGGGCGGAGTGCGAACACGCCTGGCACCTGTTCGTGGCCAGGATTTGTCCGGAGCGGCTGGCGCTGGGTCGCGACGGGTTCATCGAGGCGCTGCACGCGCGCGGCGTGCAATGCTCGGTGCATTTCATCCCGCTGCACCTGCAGCCCTGGTACCGCGACCGCATGACCGGCGGCAGCGACCCGTGTCCGGTCGCGACCGAGCGCTACCGGCGGTCGCTGTCGCTGCCGCTGTATTCGTCGCTGCGCGACGATCAGGTCGAACGGGTGATCGAAGCCGTGCTCGACGTCGCGCGGCGCTGGCGGCGATAG
- a CDS encoding glycosyltransferase family 2 protein, with translation MAAPRCRVSLMDAPIVSVVVSAHNKQAYVGEAVRSALVQSLRAIEVVVVDDASTDATREVVQALASEDPRVRLVALSDNVGQPAALNIGLREARGEWVAILDGDDWVAPTLYAELIALAEAHGANVVAGNMQWVFGSEAPPWHTLLPAGDAPLLLSAVEFIRRSMTDDMMPLSFLQPLVRRRLVVDHAIRYDESDRFDLDFGILVRAILAGGRLVVTPKVGYYYRQVPGSMMSTRGPEVLRRMKGANDALLGLCRHYGDRAAEAAIARRSRSVQHEIERAELARALRRGEWGTALPQALRRPGHVAALAWRRLRGRLYWARRRRAFAQMGDPG, from the coding sequence GTGGCTGCGCCGCGGTGCCGGGTCAGCCTGATGGACGCGCCGATCGTCTCCGTCGTCGTCTCGGCGCACAACAAGCAGGCCTATGTCGGCGAGGCCGTGCGGTCCGCCCTGGTCCAGAGCCTGCGCGCGATCGAGGTGGTGGTGGTCGACGACGCCTCCACCGACGCCACCCGCGAGGTGGTCCAGGCGCTTGCAAGCGAAGACCCGCGGGTGCGGCTGGTCGCGCTGTCCGATAACGTCGGCCAGCCGGCCGCGCTCAACATCGGCCTGCGCGAGGCGCGCGGCGAATGGGTCGCCATCCTCGACGGCGACGACTGGGTCGCGCCGACGCTCTATGCCGAACTGATCGCGCTGGCCGAGGCGCATGGGGCGAACGTCGTCGCCGGCAACATGCAATGGGTGTTCGGCAGCGAGGCGCCGCCCTGGCATACCCTGCTGCCGGCCGGCGACGCGCCGCTGCTGCTGTCGGCGGTCGAGTTCATCCGCCGCAGCATGACCGACGACATGATGCCGCTGTCGTTCCTGCAGCCGCTGGTCCGGCGCCGGCTGGTGGTCGACCACGCCATCCGCTACGACGAGTCCGACCGGTTCGACCTCGATTTCGGCATCCTGGTCCGGGCGATCCTGGCGGGCGGGCGGCTCGTGGTGACGCCGAAGGTCGGCTACTACTATCGCCAGGTTCCCGGATCGATGATGTCGACCCGCGGCCCGGAGGTGCTGCGCCGGATGAAGGGCGCCAACGACGCACTCCTTGGGCTGTGCCGGCACTATGGCGACCGAGCTGCCGAGGCGGCGATCGCCCGGCGGTCGCGGTCGGTGCAGCACGAGATCGAGCGGGCGGAGCTGGCCCGTGCGCTGCGCCGCGGCGAATGGGGCACCGCGCTGCCACAGGCGCTGCGCCGGCCCGGCCATGTCGCCGCCCTGGCCTGGCGGCGGCTGCGCGGCCGGCTGTACTGGGCGCGCCGCCGCCGCGCTTTTGCGCAAATGGGCGATCCGGGATAG
- a CDS encoding PIG-L family deacetylase, giving the protein MFPFASATVVDAASDSGRRRLADALGRVVLVAAPHCDDAPYSLAGTMRALAAAGCGVTMLTIFGRSAYAPNRPGLDIDAVSALRQAEDVAAAGAIATGIAVRALAHEDVAVRRALPVERVVSKAALDDDDRGWIDRVAAELAAAAASHDAILAPLGMGWHLDHRIVAAAGARLARQGAAVTFYEDLPYAGFTRDSRLWLAQLRRLRAVGLCLRPLDVRCADLPALKRAVFDAYPSQASDAFWRGIARQTERRQGAERLWLRRGAGSA; this is encoded by the coding sequence ATGTTTCCATTCGCCTCCGCCACGGTCGTCGACGCCGCCTCCGACAGCGGCCGGCGCCGGCTCGCCGATGCGCTGGGCCGCGTCGTGCTGGTGGCGGCGCCGCATTGCGACGACGCGCCCTATTCGTTGGCCGGCACCATGCGCGCGCTGGCCGCGGCCGGCTGCGGCGTGACGATGCTGACGATTTTCGGTCGCTCGGCCTATGCGCCGAACCGGCCCGGGCTCGACATCGACGCCGTTTCCGCGCTGCGCCAGGCCGAGGACGTCGCCGCGGCCGGCGCGATCGCAACCGGCATCGCGGTGCGGGCGCTGGCGCACGAGGACGTGGCCGTGCGCCGTGCGCTGCCGGTGGAGCGGGTGGTGTCGAAGGCAGCGCTCGACGACGACGACCGGGGCTGGATCGACCGGGTCGCGGCGGAGCTGGCGGCCGCGGCCGCCAGCCATGACGCCATCCTGGCGCCGCTGGGCATGGGCTGGCACCTCGACCATCGCATCGTGGCGGCGGCCGGCGCGCGCCTGGCCCGGCAGGGCGCGGCGGTGACCTTCTACGAAGACCTGCCCTATGCCGGCTTCACCCGCGATTCCCGGCTGTGGCTGGCCCAGCTGCGCCGGCTGCGGGCCGTCGGCCTGTGCCTGCGCCCGCTCGACGTGCGCTGCGCGGACCTGCCGGCGCTGAAACGGGCGGTGTTCGACGCCTACCCGTCGCAGGCCAGCGACGCGTTCTGGCGCGGCATCGCGCGGCAGACCGAACGGCGGCAGGGGGCGGAGCGGCTGTGGCTGCGCCGCGGTGCCGGGTCAGCCTGA
- a CDS encoding ligase-associated DNA damage response DEXH box helicase: MDAESPPVPRLPPAFAAWFEGRGWAVHPHQLAMLAAAVAGQSTLLIAPTGGGKTLAGFLPSLIELAGRAPGTGGLHTLYVSPLKALAVDIHRNLLTPIAEIGLAVTAETRTGDTPAHKRQRQRHSPPDILLTTPESLALMMTYADAPRVFGRLRCVVVDELHALAGSKRGDQLALCLARLAVLSPDCRRVGLSATVAWPQALRAWLGSGGRPVRLIQGGGAKRAEVRIHEHEGELPWSGHMGYREVPAIYDEIRRAGVTIVFVNTRAQAELIFQALWRINDDNLAIALHHGSLAAEQRRRVEAAMAGGSLRAVVATASLDLGIDWAAVDLVIQIGAPKGASRMIQRIGRAGHRLDVPSRALMVPANRFEVLECRAALEAIRDRALDGDPPGPGALDVLAQHVLCMAAQAPFDADTLYGEVVTASPYAALSRKDFDDVVAFCANGGYALGSYERWQRLRRTPEGLWRMAHPRFAQRLRMNIGTIVEAPVMTVRLVKGTGKRALVGGKVLGEIEDYFVNGLVEGDSFLFAGRLLVFQGIRENSVIASPGIAGEAPRIPVYAGGRVPLTTNLADRVRALLEDSRRWGDLPGPVAEWLRIQQWRSEMPPSHGLLVETFPRRDREYLVAYTFEGRNAHQTLGFLLTRRMERAGLAPLGFVATDYVIAVWSLRPAEDVDALFDEDMLGDDLEAWMAESSLLKRTFRNTAVIAGLIERRLPGAEKSGRQVTFSADLIYDVLRRHEPDHVLLRATRADAARGYTDVARLGGMLRRVKGRIRHRRLDRVSPLAVPVLLEVGKESVYGGTASDDLLHEASAEELIAEALSGGDQGVLAL; the protein is encoded by the coding sequence ATGGACGCTGAGTCGCCGCCCGTCCCGCGCCTGCCGCCCGCCTTCGCCGCCTGGTTCGAGGGGCGCGGCTGGGCCGTGCATCCGCACCAGCTCGCCATGCTGGCCGCCGCGGTGGCCGGGCAGTCGACCCTGCTGATCGCGCCGACCGGCGGCGGCAAGACGCTGGCCGGCTTCCTGCCCAGCCTGATCGAGCTGGCCGGCCGCGCGCCGGGCACGGGCGGGCTCCACACGCTCTACGTCTCGCCGCTGAAGGCGCTGGCGGTCGACATCCATCGCAACCTGCTGACCCCGATCGCCGAGATCGGGCTGGCCGTCACGGCCGAGACCCGCACCGGCGACACGCCGGCGCACAAGCGGCAGCGACAACGGCACAGCCCGCCCGACATCCTGCTGACCACGCCGGAATCGCTGGCGCTGATGATGACCTACGCCGATGCGCCGCGGGTGTTCGGGCGGCTGCGCTGCGTCGTCGTCGACGAGCTGCATGCGCTGGCCGGCAGCAAGCGCGGCGACCAGCTGGCGCTGTGCCTGGCCCGGCTCGCCGTCCTGTCGCCCGACTGCCGCCGCGTCGGCCTGTCGGCGACGGTGGCCTGGCCGCAGGCGCTGCGGGCCTGGCTCGGATCGGGCGGCCGGCCGGTGCGCCTGATCCAGGGCGGCGGCGCCAAGCGCGCCGAAGTGCGCATCCACGAGCATGAGGGCGAGCTGCCGTGGTCCGGCCACATGGGCTATCGCGAGGTGCCGGCGATCTACGACGAGATCCGCCGCGCCGGCGTGACCATCGTGTTCGTCAACACCCGCGCCCAGGCGGAGCTGATCTTCCAGGCACTGTGGCGGATCAACGACGACAACCTGGCGATCGCGCTGCACCATGGCAGCCTGGCGGCGGAGCAACGCCGCCGCGTCGAGGCGGCGATGGCCGGCGGCAGCCTGCGCGCGGTGGTCGCCACCGCATCGCTGGACCTCGGCATCGACTGGGCCGCGGTCGACCTTGTCATCCAGATCGGCGCGCCGAAGGGCGCCAGCCGGATGATCCAACGCATCGGCCGGGCCGGGCACCGGCTCGACGTGCCGTCGCGCGCGCTGATGGTGCCGGCCAACCGGTTCGAGGTGCTGGAATGCCGGGCGGCGCTGGAGGCGATCCGGGACCGCGCGCTCGACGGCGACCCGCCGGGTCCCGGCGCGCTCGACGTGCTCGCTCAGCACGTGCTGTGCATGGCCGCCCAGGCGCCGTTCGACGCCGACACGCTGTATGGCGAGGTGGTCACCGCATCGCCCTATGCCGCCCTGTCGCGCAAGGACTTCGACGACGTGGTCGCGTTCTGCGCCAACGGCGGCTATGCGCTGGGCAGCTACGAGCGCTGGCAGCGGCTGCGCAGGACGCCGGAGGGGCTGTGGCGCATGGCGCACCCGCGCTTCGCCCAGCGGCTGCGCATGAATATCGGCACCATCGTCGAGGCGCCGGTGATGACCGTGCGCCTGGTCAAGGGCACCGGCAAGCGCGCCCTGGTCGGCGGCAAGGTGCTCGGCGAGATCGAAGACTACTTCGTCAACGGCCTGGTCGAGGGCGACAGCTTCCTGTTCGCCGGCCGGCTGCTGGTGTTCCAGGGCATCCGCGAGAACAGCGTGATCGCGTCGCCCGGCATCGCCGGCGAGGCGCCGCGGATTCCGGTCTATGCCGGCGGGCGGGTGCCGCTGACCACCAACCTGGCCGACCGGGTGCGCGCGCTGCTGGAGGATTCGCGGCGCTGGGGCGACCTGCCCGGCCCGGTCGCCGAATGGCTGCGCATCCAGCAGTGGCGCTCGGAAATGCCGCCGTCGCACGGCCTGCTGGTCGAGACGTTCCCGCGCCGGGACCGGGAATATCTGGTCGCCTACACCTTCGAGGGCCGCAACGCGCACCAGACCCTCGGCTTCCTGCTGACCCGGCGGATGGAGCGGGCCGGGCTGGCGCCGCTCGGCTTCGTCGCCACCGACTATGTCATCGCGGTGTGGAGCCTGCGCCCGGCCGAGGACGTCGACGCGCTGTTCGACGAGGACATGCTGGGCGACGACCTGGAAGCGTGGATGGCGGAATCCTCGCTGCTGAAGCGCACCTTCCGCAACACCGCGGTGATCGCCGGCCTGATCGAGCGCCGGCTGCCGGGGGCCGAGAAGTCCGGCCGCCAGGTCACCTTCAGCGCCGACCTGATCTACGACGTGCTGCGCCGGCACGAGCCGGACCACGTGCTGCTGCGCGCGACCCGGGCCGATGCCGCCCGCGGCTACACCGACGTTGCCCGGCTCGGCGGCATGCTGCGCCGGGTCAAGGGCCGCATCCGCCATCGCCGGCTCGACCGCGTCTCGCCCTTGGCCGTGCCGGTGCTGCTGGAGGTCGGCAAGGAGTCCGTCTATGGCGGCACCGCCAGCGACGACCTGCTGCACGAGGCGTCGGCCGAGGAGCTGATCGCCGAGGCGCTGTCCGGCGGCGACCAGGGCGTGCTCGCGCTTTAG
- a CDS encoding protein-disulfide reductase DsbD family protein, with translation MRIRSVIGALGAALGLVAAGAFASVAQEVAPVATQHAQLRLLPASTGLDAEGRATVGLEFRLDEGWHIYWRSPGDAGLPPGVDWAASANLADTAFRWPRPTRYELLGIQTLAYSDHVIFPVRVTAADPAAPLDLKADVAFLICAEICIPDRASLSLSLPPGGGGATDFTYDIDRFEALVPLAPPQAGLAIAGVATGGSGQDGSLTVTVAATVPMTAVDLFVEAGPTFVFDRPQPALAADGLSATFAVPVQAWGADVATLADEPLTLTVVADARAMETSLVPATFDPARADAAVTAPPPATDTPAAPAPVDFAAFVGILAVAVLGGLILNLMPCVLPVLSLKVLSVVSHGGGDRREVRRSFLASAAGILVSFMVLAAAAIGLRTAGVAVGWGMQFQQPVFLAVMLVIVALFAYSLLGLFEIRLPGTVSDLAAGAGGPGPSKSLRSHFLTGAFATLLATPCTAPFVGTALGFALARGPGEILAIFLAMGVGLALPYLLIALVPAVATRLPRPGRWMVWLTRVLGLALAATAVWLVTVLAGQIGWEAAGGAAALVLLIGAVFLVRRHLPEARIGRLAGYAAGVLALATVGSAAIAPQAVREAPEAGGIAWRSFDRSSISGWVVEGRVVFVDVTADWCLTCIYNKTTVLDQEPIRSLLGRDGGVIAMLADWTNPDPAIADYLASFGRYGIPFNAVYGPAAPQGIALPELLTEGAVIDAINAAAGASGATLAER, from the coding sequence ATGCGAATCCGTTCCGTGATCGGCGCCCTCGGCGCTGCCCTCGGCCTTGTCGCCGCCGGCGCCTTTGCGAGCGTCGCGCAGGAGGTCGCGCCGGTCGCCACCCAGCACGCCCAGCTGCGCCTGCTGCCGGCCTCGACCGGCCTGGACGCCGAGGGCCGGGCGACGGTCGGGCTCGAGTTCCGCCTCGACGAGGGCTGGCACATCTACTGGCGCTCGCCCGGCGACGCCGGTCTGCCGCCCGGTGTCGACTGGGCGGCATCGGCCAATCTGGCCGATACCGCGTTTCGCTGGCCGCGGCCGACGCGATACGAGCTGCTCGGCATCCAGACCCTGGCCTATTCCGACCATGTGATCTTCCCGGTCCGGGTGACGGCGGCCGACCCGGCCGCGCCGCTGGACCTCAAGGCCGACGTCGCTTTCCTGATCTGCGCGGAAATCTGCATCCCGGACCGGGCATCGCTGTCGCTCAGCCTGCCGCCGGGGGGCGGCGGCGCCACCGACTTCACCTACGACATCGACCGCTTCGAGGCGCTGGTGCCGCTGGCGCCGCCGCAGGCCGGCCTTGCCATCGCCGGCGTCGCCACCGGCGGCAGCGGCCAGGACGGCAGCCTGACGGTCACCGTGGCGGCGACGGTGCCGATGACCGCGGTGGACCTGTTCGTCGAGGCGGGACCGACCTTCGTGTTCGACCGGCCGCAACCCGCGCTGGCCGCCGACGGCCTCAGCGCCACCTTCGCCGTCCCGGTGCAGGCCTGGGGGGCCGATGTCGCGACCCTGGCCGACGAGCCGCTGACGCTGACGGTGGTCGCCGACGCGCGGGCGATGGAAACTTCGCTGGTGCCTGCGACGTTCGATCCGGCGCGCGCTGACGCGGCGGTGACGGCACCGCCCCCGGCGACGGATACGCCGGCGGCGCCGGCGCCGGTCGACTTCGCCGCCTTCGTCGGCATTCTCGCCGTCGCCGTGCTCGGCGGGCTGATCCTCAACCTGATGCCCTGCGTGCTGCCGGTGCTGTCGCTGAAGGTGCTGTCGGTCGTCAGCCACGGCGGCGGCGACCGGCGCGAGGTGCGGCGCAGCTTCCTGGCCTCGGCGGCCGGCATCCTGGTCTCGTTCATGGTGCTGGCCGCGGCCGCGATCGGCCTGCGCACCGCGGGCGTCGCCGTCGGCTGGGGCATGCAGTTCCAACAGCCGGTGTTCCTGGCGGTGATGCTGGTGATCGTCGCGCTGTTCGCCTACAGCCTGCTCGGCCTGTTCGAGATCAGGCTGCCCGGGACGGTGTCCGACCTGGCCGCCGGCGCGGGCGGGCCGGGGCCGTCGAAGAGCCTGCGCAGCCATTTCCTCACCGGCGCCTTCGCCACCCTGCTGGCAACGCCGTGCACCGCGCCGTTCGTCGGCACCGCGCTCGGCTTTGCGCTGGCCCGCGGTCCCGGCGAGATCCTGGCGATCTTCCTGGCGATGGGCGTCGGCCTCGCCTTGCCCTATCTGCTGATCGCGCTGGTGCCGGCGGTGGCGACGCGGCTGCCCCGGCCGGGGCGCTGGATGGTCTGGCTGACCCGCGTCCTCGGCCTCGCGCTCGCCGCGACCGCCGTGTGGCTGGTGACCGTCCTGGCCGGCCAGATCGGCTGGGAGGCAGCCGGCGGCGCCGCGGCGCTGGTCCTGCTGATCGGCGCCGTGTTCCTGGTTCGCCGCCACCTGCCGGAGGCGCGCATCGGCCGGTTGGCCGGCTATGCGGCGGGCGTGCTGGCGCTGGCCACGGTCGGCTCGGCCGCGATCGCGCCGCAGGCGGTGCGCGAGGCGCCCGAGGCCGGCGGCATCGCCTGGCGCAGCTTCGACCGTTCCTCGATCTCCGGCTGGGTGGTGGAGGGCCGCGTCGTCTTCGTCGATGTTACCGCCGACTGGTGCCTGACCTGCATCTACAACAAGACGACGGTGCTGGATCAGGAGCCGATCCGCAGCCTGCTCGGCCGCGACGGCGGCGTGATCGCAATGCTGGCCGACTGGACCAACCCGGATCCGGCGATCGCCGACTATCTCGCCAGCTTCGGCCGCTACGGCATTCCGTTCAACGCGGTCTATGGACCCGCGGCCCCGCAAGGCATCGCGCTGCCCGAACTGCTGACCGAAGGCGCGGTGATCGACGCGATCAACGCCGCCGCCGGTGCGAGCGGCGCGACCCTCGCCGAGCGCTGA
- a CDS encoding YqgE/AlgH family protein yields the protein MGHTGRSIDLSASESLAGQLLIAMPQMMDERFERTVIYMCVHNGEGAMGLVVNKLIDTLSFADMLSQLKIEPGPASDDMPVHFGGPVESGRGFVLHTDDYEHEGTLHVDDGLSLTSTVDVLKAISDGRGPRRSMLALGYAGWGPGQLESEIRANGWLHVPADENLLFDPNCEDKWTLAVAKLGIEPATFSGEAGRA from the coding sequence ATGGGTCATACGGGACGCAGCATCGACCTCTCCGCGAGCGAGAGCCTGGCGGGGCAGCTGCTGATCGCCATGCCGCAGATGATGGACGAGCGCTTCGAGCGCACGGTGATCTACATGTGCGTCCACAACGGCGAAGGCGCCATGGGTCTGGTGGTCAACAAGCTGATCGACACCCTGTCCTTCGCCGACATGCTGAGCCAGCTGAAGATCGAGCCGGGACCGGCCTCCGACGACATGCCGGTGCATTTCGGCGGCCCGGTCGAGTCCGGCCGCGGCTTCGTTCTGCATACCGACGACTACGAGCACGAGGGCACGCTGCACGTCGACGACGGCCTGTCGCTGACGTCGACCGTCGACGTGCTGAAGGCGATCAGCGACGGCCGCGGACCGCGGCGCAGCATGCTGGCGCTCGGCTATGCCGGCTGGGGCCCGGGACAGCTGGAAAGCGAGATCCGCGCCAACGGCTGGCTGCACGTGCCGGCCGACGAGAACCTGCTGTTCGATCCGAATTGCGAGGACAAGTGGACCCTGGCGGTGGCCAAGCTGGGCATCGAGCCGGCCACCTTCTCCGGCGAGGCCGGTCGCGCCTGA
- a CDS encoding GNAT family protein, protein MGPGDWVDMMLNRSPAIALDAGRVVLRPLRMADYPAWAEVRRQSREFLTPWEPTWPRNALSRSAFRVRVRRNNYEIRQDLGYSLVLFRRSDQALLGGVTLSNIRRGVAQAGTLGYWIGAPYARQGYMTEALYCLIGYAAQQLRLHRLEAACLPSNIPSQRLLAKCGFVEEGRADGYLRINGVWHDHLLFGLVLDSWRLRVAARHEQALRAPDAGKLIQPASAARHAN, encoded by the coding sequence ATGGGTCCCGGCGACTGGGTCGACATGATGCTCAACCGCAGCCCGGCGATCGCCCTCGACGCCGGCCGTGTGGTGCTGCGGCCGCTGCGCATGGCCGACTATCCGGCCTGGGCCGAGGTGCGCCGGCAGAGTCGCGAGTTCCTGACGCCGTGGGAGCCGACCTGGCCGCGCAACGCGCTGTCGCGCAGCGCCTTCCGGGTGCGGGTGCGCCGCAACAACTACGAGATCCGCCAGGACCTCGGCTACAGCCTGGTGCTGTTCCGGCGCAGCGACCAGGCGCTGCTCGGCGGCGTCACCCTCAGCAACATCCGCCGCGGCGTCGCCCAGGCCGGCACGCTGGGCTACTGGATCGGCGCGCCTTATGCCCGCCAGGGCTACATGACCGAGGCGCTCTACTGCCTGATCGGCTATGCCGCCCAGCAGCTGCGGCTGCACCGGCTGGAGGCGGCCTGCCTGCCGTCCAACATTCCCAGCCAGCGGCTGCTGGCGAAGTGCGGCTTCGTCGAGGAAGGCCGCGCCGACGGCTATCTGCGCATCAACGGCGTCTGGCACGACCATCTGCTGTTCGGGCTGGTGCTGGACAGCTGGCGGTTGCGGGTGGCGGCCCGACACGAGCAGGCGCTGCGCGCGCCGGATGCCGGCAAGCTGATCCAGCCGGCCTCGGCAGCCCGCCACGCCAACTGA